The following proteins are encoded in a genomic region of Leifsonia psychrotolerans:
- a CDS encoding TniB family NTP-binding protein produces MLLFHNTDRPAELHTREGLTEYLSTAPPVPEVLTERDYRSLSDSARSEYDRTRILYLSGSILLNTAQLQQAKVLLQKSFAANIGRNSGHAGLMISGDSTVGKTTTAKALMRYVFSQYARQIPEYQSLGHIPVVYVEVPAGSTGKLLMKTFARFLGLPVRSTETMLDIRERVVCALNAAHTQLIVVDELQNLASRNVGNGESVDILKNMHNDLAATFVYAGIDLTSGELFNGNRGRQISGRFNLVKMERLKRTNPDGRAAWKQLITGFEKNLPLRDHKLGTLPAMHEYLFDRTNGSIGSLGRLLTGAAIDIITDGGGRPELITREMLEEQVLDIAAEDFYATTKKTVGRRTLESVLAESLAS; encoded by the coding sequence CGAAGGCCTCACCGAGTACTTGAGCACTGCACCGCCTGTGCCTGAGGTACTCACTGAGCGCGACTACCGCAGTCTCTCCGATTCAGCGCGTTCCGAATACGACCGCACTCGCATCCTTTATCTGTCTGGCAGCATCCTTCTGAATACCGCTCAGCTGCAGCAGGCGAAGGTGCTTCTCCAGAAGAGTTTTGCGGCGAACATTGGCCGCAACTCTGGTCATGCCGGTCTAATGATTTCCGGCGATTCCACCGTAGGGAAGACCACCACGGCGAAAGCACTCATGCGTTATGTGTTCAGCCAGTACGCCCGGCAAATTCCGGAATATCAGTCTCTCGGACATATCCCGGTTGTGTATGTCGAGGTTCCCGCAGGTTCGACAGGGAAACTCCTCATGAAGACCTTTGCCCGGTTCCTGGGTCTGCCGGTGCGAAGCACAGAGACAATGCTCGACATCCGCGAGCGCGTAGTCTGCGCCCTCAATGCCGCCCACACCCAGCTCATCGTCGTTGACGAGCTCCAGAACCTCGCCAGCCGGAACGTTGGCAACGGTGAATCCGTCGACATTCTCAAGAACATGCACAACGACTTGGCGGCGACCTTCGTCTACGCGGGAATCGACCTGACCAGCGGCGAACTTTTCAACGGAAATCGTGGCCGTCAAATCAGCGGGCGGTTCAACCTTGTCAAGATGGAACGGCTGAAGCGAACCAACCCCGACGGCAGAGCTGCATGGAAACAGCTCATCACGGGATTTGAGAAGAACCTCCCTCTGCGCGACCACAAGCTTGGCACTCTCCCCGCGATGCACGAGTATCTTTTCGACCGCACCAATGGCTCTATTGGTAGCCTCGGGCGACTTCTGACCGGTGCGGCAATCGACATCATCACCGACGGCGGAGGTAGGCCCGAACTCATCACTCGGGAGATGCTCGAAGAGCAGGTGTTGGACATTGCAGCCGAGGATTTTTATGCCACCACCAAGAAGACCGTTGGTCGCCGCACTCTAGAATCTGTCTTGGCCGAAAGCTTGGCGTCATGA